The proteins below are encoded in one region of Sideroxydans lithotrophicus ES-1:
- the tuf gene encoding elongation factor Tu: MAKSKFERTKPHVNVGTIGHVDHGKTTLTAAITTVLSKKFGGEAKAYDQIDAAPEEKARGITINTAHVEYETATRHYAHVDCPGHADYVKNMITGAAQMDGAILVVSAADGPMPQTREHILLARQVGVPYIIVFLNKCDMVDDAELLELVEMEVRELLSKYDFPGDDIPIIKGSALKAVEGDTGELGEGAIMKLAEALDTYIPTPERAIDGAFLMPVEDVFSISGRGTVVTGRIERGIVKVGDELEIVGIKPTLKTTCTGVEMFRKLLDQGQAGDNVGVLLRGTKREEVERGQVLSKPGSITPHTKFTAEIYVLGKDEGGRHTPFFQGYRPQFYFRTTDVTGAVELPAGTEMVMPGDNVSITVNLINPIAMEEGLRFAIREGGRTVGAGVVAKIIE, encoded by the coding sequence ATGGCAAAGAGCAAATTTGAACGTACGAAGCCGCACGTAAATGTAGGGACGATTGGTCACGTAGACCACGGCAAGACCACCCTGACAGCGGCGATCACCACTGTATTGTCGAAGAAGTTTGGCGGCGAAGCCAAGGCTTACGACCAGATCGATGCTGCGCCGGAAGAAAAGGCGCGTGGTATCACCATTAATACCGCCCACGTCGAATACGAGACAGCGACCCGCCACTACGCGCACGTTGACTGCCCTGGCCACGCCGACTACGTCAAGAACATGATCACCGGTGCTGCCCAGATGGACGGCGCCATCCTCGTGGTATCCGCAGCCGACGGCCCGATGCCGCAGACCCGCGAACACATCCTGCTGGCACGCCAGGTTGGCGTACCTTACATCATCGTCTTCCTGAACAAATGCGACATGGTGGATGATGCCGAACTGCTGGAACTGGTCGAAATGGAAGTGCGCGAACTGCTGTCCAAATACGACTTCCCTGGCGACGACATCCCCATCATCAAAGGCTCTGCACTGAAAGCCGTCGAAGGCGACACCGGCGAACTGGGCGAAGGCGCCATCATGAAACTGGCCGAAGCCCTGGACACCTACATCCCGACACCGGAGCGCGCCATCGACGGCGCCTTCCTGATGCCCGTGGAAGACGTATTCTCCATCTCCGGTCGTGGTACCGTGGTGACCGGTCGTATCGAGCGCGGCATCGTCAAGGTTGGCGACGAACTCGAGATCGTCGGCATCAAGCCCACCCTGAAGACCACCTGCACCGGCGTCGAAATGTTCCGCAAACTGCTCGACCAGGGTCAGGCGGGCGACAACGTCGGCGTACTGCTGCGCGGCACCAAGCGTGAAGAAGTCGAGCGCGGCCAAGTGCTGTCCAAGCCCGGCTCCATCACCCCGCACACCAAGTTCACTGCCGAGATCTACGTGCTAGGCAAGGACGAAGGTGGTCGTCATACCCCGTTCTTCCAGGGGTACCGTCCGCAGTTCTACTTCCGTACCACCGACGTGACCGGAGCGGTTGAACTGCCGGCAGGCACTGAAATGGTGATGCCTGGCGACAACGTCAGCATCACGGTGAACCTGATCAACCCGATCGCGATGGAAGAAGGCCTGCGCTTCGCGATCCGCGAAGGCGGTCGTACCGTCG